A region from the Populus trichocarpa isolate Nisqually-1 chromosome 18, P.trichocarpa_v4.1, whole genome shotgun sequence genome encodes:
- the LOC7458732 gene encoding F-box protein AFR, whose product MADLSENQEKTEEKHVEPLIPGLPDEVAELCLLYLPYPYQALVRSVSSSWNRAITDPAFLVSKKTLSLALPHVFVLAFHKSTARIQWQALDPRSGRWFVLPPMPCPKTVCPPAFACTSLPRQGKLLVLGGMRSDTETSMDSTFIYRSSTNQWSIGSPMLTPRSFFATGNVKGKIIAVGGSASGISDSITAVECYNSESGKWGPAAKMRMGLARYDSAVVGNRMYVTEGWTWPFMFSPRAGIYDADKDTWQEMSNGMREGWTGLSVVLGDRLFVISEHGDCPMKVYVPDLDTWQYVGGDRFPREAMQRPFAVNGVEGKVYVVSCGLNVAVGSVYEADKGEFCVKWQVLVAPRAFHDFAPSNCQVLYA is encoded by the coding sequence ATGGCGGATTTGagtgaaaatcaagaaaaaaccgAAGAGAAACATGTTGAGCCTCTGATTCCAGGGTTGCCCGATGAGGTAGCAGAGTTATGTCTTCTTTACCTTCCATATCCTTACCAAGCTTTGGTACGTTCAGTCTCTTCATCATGGAACAGGGCAATAACAGACCCTGCTTTTCTTGTCTCCAAGAAAACTCTGTCCCTTGCCTTGCCGCATGTCTTCGTGCTTGCATTTCATAAATCAACGGCCAGGATCCAGTGGCAAGCTTTGGACCCTCGATCTGGCCGTTGGTTTGTCCTACCCCCCATGCCTTGCCCGAAGACTGTTTGCCCACCAGCGTTTGCATGCACCTCATTGCCACGTCAAGGGAAACTATTGGTTTTGGGTGGGATGCGGTCGGATACAGAGACTTCAATGGACAGCACCTTTATCTACCGTTCATCTACGAATCAATGGTCCATAGGGTCCCCGATGTTGACCCCGCGATCGTTCTTCGCCACCGGGAATGTTAAAGGCAAGATCATAGCCGTTGGTGGTAGTGCGTCCGGGATTAGCGACTCAATCACAGCCGTTGAGTGTTACAACTCAGAGAGTGGGAAGTGGGGCCCAGCTGCTAAAATGCGCATGGGGCTAGCTAGGTACGATTCAGCTGTGGTTGGCAACAGAATGTACGTGACGGAAGGGTGGACGTGGCCCTTCATGTTCTCACCAAGAGCAGGGATCTACGACGCCGACAAGGACACGTGGCAAGAGATGAGTAATGGGATGAGGGAAGGGTGGACGGGACTGAGCGTGGTGCTCGGTGATAGGTTGTTTGTGATATCAGAACACGGTGACTGCCCGATGAAGGTGTACGTCCCCGATCTCGACACGTGGCAGTACGTAGGCGGGGACAGGTTCCCCAGAGAGGCAATGCAGAGGCCCTTTGCCGTGAACGGAGTGGAAGGGAAAGTGTATGTGGTGTCCTGTGGGCTGAACGTGGCAGTAGGAAGTGTGTACGAGGCGGACAAAGGAGAGTTTTGTGTGAAATGGCAAGTTTTGGTCGCCCCAAGAGCTTTTCATGACTTTGCTCCTTCGAATTGTCAGGTGCTTTATGCCTAA
- the LOC7458734 gene encoding uncharacterized protein LOC7458734: MGKQKWSVLGPLKRTVKKINFLLNFRKWRLASSILWNASSSSSSGTIRRLSFNDRIGLHGVIEDVESDHQSKPVRALERVRSHDGSSSDDDVDKRAEIFITNFRRQLLMERQVSLQLRYYRGNSFGRDY, from the coding sequence ATGGGGAAGCAGAAGTGGTCGGTTCTAGGCCCTTTGAAGAGGACTGTCAAGAAAATAAACTTTCTACTTAACTTCAGAAAATGGAGATTGGCTTCATCAATTCTTTggaatgcttcttcttcttcctcctctggAACTATAAGAAGGTTGAGCTTTAATGATCGAATTGGCTTACATGGGGTAATTGAAGATGTTGAATCAGATCATCAAAGCAAGCCGGTTCGAGCTCTTGAAAGGGTAAGAAGTCATGATGGGTCATCATCAGATGATGATGTTGACAAGAGGGCTGAGatttttattactaattttCGACGGCAGCTGTTGATGGAAAGGCAGGTTTCTTTGCAGCTGAGGTACTACAGAGGGAATAGTTTTGGAAGGGATTATTGA
- the LOC7458733 gene encoding pathogenesis-related protein PRB1-2 — MEVRTLFSCGALGTFLLFFCSFPLLALSDSAHENSPKLLSRRLLTTTPRSIVEQYLVPHNLEREKLGLPPLRWSKKLANFASSWAHQRQEDCALIHSNSDYGENLFWGSGKDWKAGDAVAAWAEEKGDYNYKTNTCAHNKDCLHYTQIVWRQSLKVGCARVACRSGDTFITCNYDPHGNVIGQKPF, encoded by the coding sequence ATGGAAGTTAGAACCTTGTTTTCATGTGGGGCATTAGGAaccttcctcctcttcttctgttCTTTCCCTTTGCTCGCTTTGTCAGACTCAGCTCATGAAAATTCCCCTAAACTTCTTTCAAGACGTTTATTAACTACAACGCCTCGTAGCATAGTGGAACAATATTTAGTACCCCACAACCTTGAGAGAGAAAAGCTAGGACTCCCTCCTCTTAGATGGAGCAAGAAGCTTGCAAATTTTGCTTCATCCTGGGCTCATCAGCGACAAGAAGATTGTGCACTGATTCATTCGAATAGCGATTACGGCGAGAATTTGTTTTGGGGCAGTGGCAAGGACTGGAAAGCTGGTGATGCTGTTGCTGCTTGGGCTGAAGAGAAAGGTGACTACAACTACAAGACAAATACATGTGCTCACAACAAGGATTGCCTCCATTATACCCAGATAGTTTGGAGGCAAAGCTTGAAGGTTGGTTGTGCAAGAGTTGCTTGCAGAAGTGGAGATACATTCATCACGTGTAACTATGATCCTCATGGCAATGTCATAGGCCAAAAGCCCTTCTGA
- the LOC7476242 gene encoding uncharacterized protein LOC7476242 — MAFRGKEMMKKIMSKIGGEKNLAPGVKEALKKAIPNSKVVMNRAKRGLFAGRHIQFGNQISEDGGNKSRRSWKPNVQDKRLFSYILDRHVRVKVTTHAIRCIDKAGGIDEYLLKTPYHKMDTEMGILWKAKIEKLYEELGNMEVVFFTPEAEADLDQDFKDMRLEQREARKQLRRQIYGWSDKQKQIEEQQKEDLDKQKQIEEQQEDLNPNSWGGNSHDIFNNRGSSYY; from the exons atgGCTTTTAGAGGGaaggagatgatgaagaaaataatgtCTAAAATAGGAGGAGAGAAGAACTTGGCTCCTGGCGTTAAAGAAGCTCTCAAAAAAGCAATTCCTAATAGCAAAGTTGTCATGAATCGAGCCAAACGTGGCCTTTTTGCTGGCCGTCATATCCAGTTCGGTAATCAAATTAGTGAAGATGGAGGTAACAA GAGTAGGAGAAGTTGGAAGCCAAATGTTCAGGATAAGAGACTGTTTAGTTACATCCTAGACCGCCATGTTCGAGTCAAAGTCACCACTCATGCTATCCGATGCATAGACAAGGCAGGAGGGATTGATGAGTACCTGCTCAAGACTCCTTATCACAAAATGGACACAGAAATGGGCATCTTGTGGAAAGCCAAGATTGAGAAGCTATATGAAGAGCTTGGGAACATGGAGGTGGTTTTCTTTACACCTGAAGCTGAAGCCGATTTGGATCAGGACTTCAAAGATATGAGGCTAGAGCAGCGGGAGGCTCGCAAGCAATTAAGAAGGCAGATATATGGTTGGTCAGACAAACAGAAGCAGATTGAAGAACAACAGAAAGAAGATCTGGACAAACAGAAGCAGATTGAAGAACAACAGGAAGATCTGAACCCTAACAGTTGGGGAGGAAATTCACATGATATTTTCAACAATCGGGGATCTAGTTATTATTAA